One Pseudopipra pipra isolate bDixPip1 chromosome 26, bDixPip1.hap1, whole genome shotgun sequence DNA window includes the following coding sequences:
- the PLCD3 gene encoding 1-phosphatidylinositol 4,5-bisphosphate phosphodiesterase delta-3 isoform X1: MWLLPVPPRGRPRSRRGRPAPVQPQRRPPPPPSPPAPAGSTGSTGTTRTTAGTGASVAPGVARYRQHRGYREHRGHRGHREYRPSRGSCTMICGRKARPAAEQPRAPSDGAGGSRRSGRALKKMGLTEDEDIKQMLQGSLLRKVRARGGSRERLFRLQEDGVTVCFEGRFGRTRSPQSFSVTHVEGVREGHQSEGLRKHGAAFPERHCFTLVFKGRRKNLDLAARSEEHARHWVQGLAKLMGRLQAMSQMEKLDHWIHGVLQKADKNKDNKMSFQEVKNMLRMLNIDMDNVYASKLFKECDHSGNERLEGRELEEFCRRLLRRPELEELFGRYSGEDRVLSAEELRDFLRDQGEDSSLRQARAIIRKHELNDKARQQDLMMLDGFMMYLLSAAGDILNQEHTRVHQDMSQPLSHYFISSSHNTYLTRTQIGGTSSTEAYAKALRAGCRCVELDCWEGSDGEPVVYHGHTLTSKILFRDVIESIRRAAFERSPYPVILSLENHCGLEQQATMARHMKAILGDLLLTQPLQGQDSRDLPSPEQLKEKILVKGKKLPEPWQEPRGVTCLLDPEEEEEEEEEEEEKMQDRSNRRSLQEIKPLQAKDALQVSPELSALVVYCQAVPFPGLAQALRHPQPCHMSSFSERKARKLIKEAGPALVRYNTRQLSRVYPLGLKMNSANYNPQEMWNAGCQLVALNFQTPGYEMDLNTGRFLGNGGCGYVLKPPCLRSPPGEGSRRLELHIRVITAQQLPKLNRDKGSSIVDPFVRVEVHGVPADCARQQTRHKLNNGFNPRWEETLRFRVGVPELALLRFVVEDYDSTSCNDFVGQFTLPLPSLRTGYRHIHLLSKDGASLSPATLFVHVQCRSL, from the exons ATGTGGCTCCTCCCGGTCCCTCCCCGCGGCCGGCCCCggtcccggcggggccgcccaGCCCCAGTCCAGCCCCAGCGCCGACCTCCGCCACCGCCCAGCCCGCCTGCACCGGCCGGGAGCACCGGGAGCACCGGGACAACCAGAACTACTGCAGGCACCGGGGCGTCGGTGGCACCGGGAGTAGCGAGGTACCGGCAACACCGGGGCTACCGGGAGCACCGAGGGCACCGGGGACACCGGGAGTACCGGCCGTCCCGGGGGTCCTGCACCATGATCTGCGGCAGGAAGGCGCGTCCCGCCGCCGAGCAGCCCCGCGCCCCGTCGGACGGTGCCGGTGGCTCCCGGCGGTCCGGGAGAGCCCTGAAGAAAATGG GCCTGACGGAGGACGAGGACATCAAGCAGATGCTCCAGGGGTCCCTGCTCCGGAAGGTCCGGGCCAGAGGGGGCTCCCGGGAGCGGCTGTTCCGCCTGCAGGAGGACGGGGTGACCGTGTGCTTCGAGGGACGCTTCGGGCGCACCCGCTCCCCCCAGAGCT tcTCGGTGACGCACGTCGAGGGGGTGCGCGAGGGACACCAGTCGGAGGGGCTGCGCAAGCACGGGGCCGCCTTCCCCGAGCGCCACTGCTTCACCCTCGTCTTCAAGGGCCGGCGCAAGAACCTGGACCTGGCGGCCCGCAGCGAGGAGCACGCCCGGCACTGGGTGCAGGGGCTCGCCAAGCTCATGGGGCGGCTGCAGGCCATGAGCCAGATGGAGAAGCTTGACCA CTGGATCCACGGGGTCCTGCAGAAAGCAGACAAGAACAAGGACAACAAGATGTCCTTCCAGGAGGTGAAGAACATGCTGAGGATGCTCAACATCGACATGGACAATGTTTATGCCTCCAAACTCTTCAAG GAGTGTGACCACTCGGGCAACGAGCGGCTGGAGGGCCGGGAGCTGGAGGAGTTTTGCCGGCGGCTCCTGCGGCGGCCGGAGCTGGAGGAGCTTTTCGGGCGCTACTCGGGCGAGGATCGCGTCCTGTCGGCCGAGGAGCTGCGGGATTTCCTGCGGGACCAGGGCGAGGACTCCAGCCTGCGCCAGGCCCGCGCCATCATCCGCAAACACGAGCTCAACGACAAGG ccaggcagcagGACCTGATGATGCTGGATGGCTTCATGATGTACCTGCTGTCGGCTGCCGGCGACATCCTCAACCAGGAGCACACCAGGGTGCACCAGGACATGAGCCAGCCCCTGAGCCACTACTTCATCTCCTCCTCCCACAACACCTACCTGACCCGCACCCAGATTGGTGGCACCAGTAGCACCGAGGCCTATGCCAA GGCACTGAGGGCAGGGTGCCGCTGCGTGGAGCTGGactgctgggagggctctgaTGGAGAACCTGTCGTGTACCACGGCCACACCCTCACCTCCAAAATCCTCTTCCGTGATGTCATCGAGAGCATCCGCAGGGCGGCCTTCGAG AGATCACCCTACCCCGTCATCCTGTCCCTGGAGAACCActgtgggctggagcagcaggccACCATGGCCCGGCACATGAAGGCCATCCTGGGGGACCTGCTGTTGACGCAGCCGCTGCAGGGGCAGGACTCCCGTGATCTCCCCTCCCCGGAG cagctAAAGGAAAAGATTCTGGTGAAGGGCAAGAAGCTGCCAGAGCCGTGGCAGGAGCCTCGGGGAGTCACTTGCCTCCTGGacccagaggaggaggaagaggaggaagaggaagaggaggagaagatgCAGGACAGAAGCAACCGGCGG TCGCTGCAGGAGATCAAACCTCTGCAG GCCAAGGATGCACTGCAGGTGTCCCCGGAGCTGTCAGCCCTGGTGGTTTATTGCCAGGCCGTGCCCTTCCCCGGGCTGGCCCAGGCCCTGcgccacccccagccctgccacatgTCCTCCTTCAGCGAGAGGAAGGCACGGAAGCTCATCAAGGAGGCGG gcCCGGCGCTGGTCCGGTACAACACCCGGCAGCTGAGCCGGGTGTACCCGCTGGGGCTGAAGATGAACTCGGCCAACTACAACCCCCAGGAGATGTGGAACGCCGGCTGCCAGCTGG TGGCCCTCAACTTCCAGACTCCGGGATATGAGATGGACCTGAACACTGGGCGCTTCCTGGGCAACGGGGGCTGTGGGTACGTCCTGAAGCCCCCCTGCCTGCGCAGCCCCCCCGGGGAGGGGTCCCGACGCCTGGAGCTGCACATCAGG gtgatCACGGCGCAGCAGCTGCCCAAGCTGAACAGGGACAAGGGCAGCTCCATCGTGGATCCCTTCGTGCGCGTGGAGGTCCACGGGGTGCCGGCTGACTGCGCCCGGCAACAGACCCGGCACAAGCTCAACAACG GGTTCAACCCGCGCTGGGAGGAGACGCTGCGGTTCCGGGTGGGGGTCCCCGAGCTGGCCCTGCTCCGCTTCGTGGTGGAGGACTACGACAGCACCTCCTGCAACGACTTCGTGGGGCAGTTCacgctgcccctgcccagcctgcGCACAG ggtACCGGCACATCCACCTGCTCTCCAAGGACGGCGCGTCCCTGTCCCCGGCCACGCTCTTCGTGCACGTCCAGTGCAGGAGCCTGTGA
- the PLCD3 gene encoding 1-phosphatidylinositol 4,5-bisphosphate phosphodiesterase delta-3 isoform X2 → MWLLPVPPRGRPRSRRGRPAPVQPQRRPPPPPSPPAPAGSTGSTGTTRTTAGTGASVAPGVARYRQHRGYREHRGHRGHREYRPSRGSCTMICGRKARPAAEQPRAPSDGAGGSRRSGRALKKMGLTEDEDIKQMLQGSLLRKVRARGGSRERLFRLQEDGVTVCFEGRFGRTRSPQSFSVTHVEGVREGHQSEGLRKHGAAFPERHCFTLVFKGRRKNLDLAARSEEHARHWVQGLAKLMGRLQAMSQMEKLDHWIHGVLQKADKNKDNKMSFQEVKNMLRMLNIDMDNVYASKLFKECDHSGNERLEGRELEEFCRRLLRRPELEELFGRYSGEDRVLSAEELRDFLRDQGEDSSLRQARAIIRKHELNDKARQQDLMMLDGFMMYLLSAAGDILNQEHTRVHQDMSQPLSHYFISSSHNTYLTRTQIGGTSSTEAYAKALRAGCRCVELDCWEGSDGEPVVYHGHTLTSKILFRDVIESIRRAAFERSPYPVILSLENHCGLEQQATMARHMKAILGDLLLTQPLQGQDSRDLPSPEQLKEKILVKGKKLPEPWQEPRGVTCLLDPEEEEEEEEEEEEKMQDRSNRRSLQEIKPLQAKDALQVSPELSALVVYCQAVPFPGLAQALRHPQPCHMSSFSERKARKLIKEAGPALVRYNTRQLSRVYPLGLKMNSANYNPQEMWNAGCQLVALNFQTPGYEMDLNTGRFLGNGGCG, encoded by the exons ATGTGGCTCCTCCCGGTCCCTCCCCGCGGCCGGCCCCggtcccggcggggccgcccaGCCCCAGTCCAGCCCCAGCGCCGACCTCCGCCACCGCCCAGCCCGCCTGCACCGGCCGGGAGCACCGGGAGCACCGGGACAACCAGAACTACTGCAGGCACCGGGGCGTCGGTGGCACCGGGAGTAGCGAGGTACCGGCAACACCGGGGCTACCGGGAGCACCGAGGGCACCGGGGACACCGGGAGTACCGGCCGTCCCGGGGGTCCTGCACCATGATCTGCGGCAGGAAGGCGCGTCCCGCCGCCGAGCAGCCCCGCGCCCCGTCGGACGGTGCCGGTGGCTCCCGGCGGTCCGGGAGAGCCCTGAAGAAAATGG GCCTGACGGAGGACGAGGACATCAAGCAGATGCTCCAGGGGTCCCTGCTCCGGAAGGTCCGGGCCAGAGGGGGCTCCCGGGAGCGGCTGTTCCGCCTGCAGGAGGACGGGGTGACCGTGTGCTTCGAGGGACGCTTCGGGCGCACCCGCTCCCCCCAGAGCT tcTCGGTGACGCACGTCGAGGGGGTGCGCGAGGGACACCAGTCGGAGGGGCTGCGCAAGCACGGGGCCGCCTTCCCCGAGCGCCACTGCTTCACCCTCGTCTTCAAGGGCCGGCGCAAGAACCTGGACCTGGCGGCCCGCAGCGAGGAGCACGCCCGGCACTGGGTGCAGGGGCTCGCCAAGCTCATGGGGCGGCTGCAGGCCATGAGCCAGATGGAGAAGCTTGACCA CTGGATCCACGGGGTCCTGCAGAAAGCAGACAAGAACAAGGACAACAAGATGTCCTTCCAGGAGGTGAAGAACATGCTGAGGATGCTCAACATCGACATGGACAATGTTTATGCCTCCAAACTCTTCAAG GAGTGTGACCACTCGGGCAACGAGCGGCTGGAGGGCCGGGAGCTGGAGGAGTTTTGCCGGCGGCTCCTGCGGCGGCCGGAGCTGGAGGAGCTTTTCGGGCGCTACTCGGGCGAGGATCGCGTCCTGTCGGCCGAGGAGCTGCGGGATTTCCTGCGGGACCAGGGCGAGGACTCCAGCCTGCGCCAGGCCCGCGCCATCATCCGCAAACACGAGCTCAACGACAAGG ccaggcagcagGACCTGATGATGCTGGATGGCTTCATGATGTACCTGCTGTCGGCTGCCGGCGACATCCTCAACCAGGAGCACACCAGGGTGCACCAGGACATGAGCCAGCCCCTGAGCCACTACTTCATCTCCTCCTCCCACAACACCTACCTGACCCGCACCCAGATTGGTGGCACCAGTAGCACCGAGGCCTATGCCAA GGCACTGAGGGCAGGGTGCCGCTGCGTGGAGCTGGactgctgggagggctctgaTGGAGAACCTGTCGTGTACCACGGCCACACCCTCACCTCCAAAATCCTCTTCCGTGATGTCATCGAGAGCATCCGCAGGGCGGCCTTCGAG AGATCACCCTACCCCGTCATCCTGTCCCTGGAGAACCActgtgggctggagcagcaggccACCATGGCCCGGCACATGAAGGCCATCCTGGGGGACCTGCTGTTGACGCAGCCGCTGCAGGGGCAGGACTCCCGTGATCTCCCCTCCCCGGAG cagctAAAGGAAAAGATTCTGGTGAAGGGCAAGAAGCTGCCAGAGCCGTGGCAGGAGCCTCGGGGAGTCACTTGCCTCCTGGacccagaggaggaggaagaggaggaagaggaagaggaggagaagatgCAGGACAGAAGCAACCGGCGG TCGCTGCAGGAGATCAAACCTCTGCAG GCCAAGGATGCACTGCAGGTGTCCCCGGAGCTGTCAGCCCTGGTGGTTTATTGCCAGGCCGTGCCCTTCCCCGGGCTGGCCCAGGCCCTGcgccacccccagccctgccacatgTCCTCCTTCAGCGAGAGGAAGGCACGGAAGCTCATCAAGGAGGCGG gcCCGGCGCTGGTCCGGTACAACACCCGGCAGCTGAGCCGGGTGTACCCGCTGGGGCTGAAGATGAACTCGGCCAACTACAACCCCCAGGAGATGTGGAACGCCGGCTGCCAGCTGG TGGCCCTCAACTTCCAGACTCCGGGATATGAGATGGACCTGAACACTGGGCGCTTCCTGGGCAACGGGGGCTGTGG gtga